Proteins encoded in a region of the Aphelocoma coerulescens isolate FSJ_1873_10779 chromosome 28, UR_Acoe_1.0, whole genome shotgun sequence genome:
- the YJU2 gene encoding splicing factor YJU2 — MSERKVLNKYYPPDFDPAKIPKLKLPKDRQYVVRLMAPFNMRCKTCGEYIYKGKKFNARKETVQNEVYLGLPIFRFYIKCTRCLAEITFKTDPENTDYTMEHGATRNFQAEKLLEEEEKRMQKEREEEELNNPMKVLENRTKDSKLEMEVLENLQELKELNQRQANVDFEAMLKQYKELEEEQRRKEQEEDEQEMKAMLEQAQNRRLLVDSDSDEEPAKSRPNPAAQTKPTDILQEDPQPQSKKPRTESWERSVGKLSTKAQLAGLVALRKQKPDPALDNGMENRGTTANTGSLPAAAAATSSLGLLGAYSDSEDSTSD; from the exons ATGTCGGAACGGAAAGTGTTGAAC AAATATTACCCCCCGGACTTCGATCCGGCGAAGATCCCGAAGCTCAAGCTCCCGAAGGACCGGCAGTACGTGGTGAGGCTCATGGCCCCCTTCAACATGAG gtGCAAGACGTGTGGGGAGTACATCTACAAGGGCAAGAAGTTCAACGCCCGCAAGGAGACGGTGCAGAACGAGGTGTACCTGGGGCTGCCCATCTTCCGCTTCTACATCAAGTGCACGCGGTGCCTGGCTGAGATCACCTTCAAG ACAGACCCTGAGAACACGGATTACACCATGGAGCACGGCGCCACACGCAACTTCCAGGCAGAGAAGCtcttggaggaggaggagaagaggatgcagaaggagagggaagaggaagagctCAACAATCCCATGAAG GTCCTGGAGAACCGAACCAAGGACTCCAAGCTGGAGATGGAGGTCCTGGAGAACCtgcaggagctgaaggagctcAACCAGCGGCAGGCCAACGTGGATTTTGAGGCCATGCTGAAGCAGTacaaggagctggaggaggagcagaggcgcaaggagcaggaggaggacgagCAGGAGATGAA GGCcatgctggaacaggcccaGAACCGCCGGCTCCTGGTGGATTCCGACTCGGACGAGGAGCCGGCAAAATCCCGCCCGAATCCCGCGGCACAGACGAAACCCACGGACATCCTGCAGGAG gacccccagccccagagCAAGAAGCCGaggacagagagctgggagcGGAGCGTGGGCAAGCTCAGCACCAAGGCCCAGCTGGCCGGGCTGGTGGCCCTCAGGAAGCAGAAGCCAGATCCTGCCCTGGATAATGGGATGGAAAACCGAGGCACCACAGCCAACACCG gctcgcttccagcagcagcagcagccacgtCCTCCCTGGGTTTGTTGGGAGCCTACTCGGACAGCGAGGACAGCACCAGCGACTGA
- the LOC138099879 gene encoding advanced glycosylation end product-specific receptor-like has protein sequence MWGLRVLIPLLGASALRVIQAPGEAQVTAGDAVALRCQVEEAESGALLRMEWVRDGGLGVLCAARLDFVTPLPLSPCSARAPGVQLAWHPPRATLSLPQVQGNDSGRYLCQVTLEIPRYGTATGNGTELSVTPAAVGGHQAALLWGLVGGLGGPALLLGMALLGYRCCHRSSDTPIYMNGMFQARDPTKLPPPPRLKHNLYEQELWQAQGPLPPPRP, from the exons ATGTGGGGGCTCAGGGTCCTCATCCCCCTCCTTGGAG CGAGCGCCCTGCGGGTGATCCAGGCCCCGGGCGAGGCGCAGGTGACAGCAGGTGACGCGGTGGCCCTGCGGTGCCAGGTGGAGGAGGCCGAGAGCGGGGCCCTGCTGCGGATGGAGTGGGTGAGGGACGGGGGGCTCGGGGTGCTCTGTGCCGCCCGCCTGGACTTTGTCACccccctgcccctgtccccctgctCCGCCCGTGCCCCCGGGGTCCAGCTGGCCTGGCACCCCCCCCGGGCCACCCTCAGCCTCCCGCAGGTGCAGGGCAACGACAGCGGGCGCTACCTGTGCCAGGTGACCCTCGAGATCCCCCGCTACGGCACCGCCACCGGCAATGGCACCGAGCTCAGCGTCACCCCCG CAGCTGTTGGAGGACATCAGGCAG cgctgctgtgggggctcgtggggggcctggggggcccTGCCCTTCTCCTGGGGATGGCCCTGCTCGGCTACCGCTGCTGTCACAGGAGCTCAG ACACGCCCATCTACATGAACGGGATGTTCCAAGCGCGGGACCCCACGAAGCTGCCGCCGCCCCCCAGGCTGAAGCACAACCTGTACgagcaggagctgtggcagGCACAGggccccctcccgccccctcGGCCCTGA
- the SHD gene encoding SH2 domain-containing adapter protein D — MAKWLREYLGRGARRSPPRPPQPDYSGPGSPGGPPAAAPGAALRGPAASPRHRLVRVGGAGPGGGPRRLQQGPGESEYSEPFEGEQDPAAEGGCDEEATGCPRQGEGRRVRPRRGPQLYDTPSEEWDTAGDGPGGAPARESRLPRDDERPADEYDQPWEWKKDHISRAFAVQFESPERSPSLSRQLPRSPRPPGGPRPGCPPSPRRVDTSLPLEKQAWYHGPIGRAGAETLLALCREGSFLVRDCETSPDDYSLSLRSSGGFVHVKLTRTREQHFTLGRAGAAFPSVPAAVGHYTARALPVRGARHLSLLYPVAVQPL; from the exons ATGGCCAAGTGGCTCCGGGAGTACCTGGGCCGGGGGGCCCGGCGCtcccccccgcgcccgccccagCCCGACTACAgcggccccggcagccccgggggcccccccgccgccgcccccggcgctgccctccgcggccccgccgcctccccgcgcCACCGCCTCGTGCGGgtggggggcgcggggccggggggcggccCCCGCCGCCTGCAGCAG GGCCCCGGTGAGAGCGAGTACTCGGAGCCCTTCGAGGGGGAGCAGGACCCGGCGGCCGAGGGCGGCTGCGACGAGGAGGCCACAG GGTGCCCGCGGCAGGGCGAGGGCCGGCGGGTGCGGCCGCGCCGGGGTCCCCAGCTCTACGACACCCCCTCGGAGGAGTGGGACACGGCCGGGGACGGCCCGGGGGGGGCCCCGGCCCGCGAGAGCCGCCTCCCCCGCGACGACGAGCGCCCGGCCGACGAGTACGACCAGCCCTGGGAGTGGAAGAAGGATCACATCTCACGGGCGTTCGCAG TGCAGTTTGAGAGCCCCGAGCgctcccccagcctgtcccGGCAGCTGCCGcgctccccccggccccccggcGGCCCCAGGCCGGgctgtccccccagccccaggcgTGTGGACACCTCGCTGCCCCTGGAGAAGCAGGC GTGGTACCACGGCCCCATCGGGCGGGCGGGCGCCGAGACGCTGCTGGCGCTGTGCCGCGAGGGCAGCTTCCTGGTGCGGGACTGCGAGACCAGCCCCGACGACTACTCCCTGTCCCTCAG GAGCAGCGGGGGTTTCGTGCACGTGAAGCTGACGCGGACCCGGGAGCAGCACTTCAcgctgggccgggccggggccgccttCCCGTCCGTGCCGGCGGCCGTGGGGCACTACACGGCCCGGGCGCTGCCCGTGCGCGGTGCCCGCCACCTGTCCCTGCTCTACCCCGTGGCCGTGCAGCCCCTGTGA